DNA from Microbacterium sp. BLY:
ACAAGAAGGCCACCCAATGCTGGGTGGCCTTCTTGCGTTAACGCGTACGTCGCGCCGGAACTTGGCGCGGTCAGAGCTGAGCTCACCGCAGAAGCCGGGCCTCGAGCGCGGCGGCTGCATCGCGCACGACAGCCGCGAGCTCCGCCTCCCGGTCCCCGTCGCCGGCCCAGGTGACCGCGACCGCGGCCACCGGCCAGCCCGCGGCGTCCCTCACGACGGCGCCAACGGATCGGAGGCCCTCCGCGACCTCACCGTCCTCCGTCGCGTACCCGCGGAACCGGACCTCGCGCAGCAGATCCCGCAACTCGCTCGGACGACGCGGGCCCCGCCCCGTGCGGTCCGGGAACGCCGAAGCATCCGGATACTGCGCCCTGACCTGCTCGCGGGGGAGCGCCGCCAGCATCGCGCGCCCCGTGGCGGTGAGGTGTGCGGGCAGACGGACCCCCACGTCGGTCACGAGAGCCGGACGGCGCGGGGCGCGCTCCTCGACGATGTACAGCACATCCCGTCCGCTCATGACAGCGAGGTGGGCGCTCTCCCCGAGCCGGTCCGAGACCCCCGCCACCAGCGGGCGACCCAACCGGGCGAGGGGCTGCTGGCGCGCGTAGCCGCCGGCGAGCTCGAACGCCGATGTCCCGAGCCCCCACCGTTGCTCCTCGCGGAGATGCAGCACGAAGCCGTGCGCCGCCAGTGTGCGCAGCAGATGGTAGACGGTGGACCGTGGCAGCGACAGCTCGCGCGCGATCGCCGAGGCCGCCACCGGCGCGGGGCGGCCCGCCAGGTAGCTGAGGATGCGCAGGGTCTGCGCGGCAGCGGGGACGACGGTGCCCTCGTCGCTGCGTGTGCTGTCTGGGATCACAGACACAGGTTGTCACGAAGGGATCGCTGCGTCGAGTCGGCGGGTGTGGAATCGAGGCATGAGTGCACACGCCCCCGTCGCCGTCGGAGCCCGCCCCCTCTCCCCGGACGAGGTCGTGCGGGTCGTGCGGGACGATGCGCCCGTCGTGGTCGATCCGGCGGCGCTGACACGCGTCGCCGAGACCCGGCGGGTCATCGATGGGCTCGCGGCCGACCCGCACCCGCACTACGGGGTGTCGACCGGCTTCGGTGCGCTCGCGACCACTTTCATCGCCCCGGAACGCCGTCTGCAACTCCAGGCGAGCCTCATCCGCTCCCACGCCGCCGGGACCGGAGCCGAGGTCGAGCGCGAAGTGGTGCGCGGGCTGCAGCTGCTGCGCCTGCAGACCCTCGCCTCCGGCCGCACCGGCGTCCGTCCGGTCGTCGTGGAGACCTATGCGGCTCTGCTCAACGCGGGGATCGTGCCCGTGGTCCGCGAGTACGGGTCGCTGGGCTGCTCCGGCGATCTCGCCCCCCTCGCACACATCGCGCTGGCCACCATGGGGGAGGGCGAGGTGCGAGACGCGGACGGTCGTCTCGTGGAGGCCGCGGAGGCGCTGCGCGCTGCCGGGATCGCGCCGCTCACCCTTGTCGAGAAGGAGGGACTGGCCCTCATCAACGGCACGGACGGCATGCTCGGCATGCTCGTGCTCGCCCTGCACGACCTCGAGACGCTGCTCCTCACCGCCGACGTGGCCGCGGCGATGTCGGTCGAGTCGCAGCTCGGCACCGACGCCGTGTTCGCCGCCGACCTCATGGCTCTGCGCCCGCAGGCCGGACAGGCGGTCTCGGCGGCCCACCTCCGTGCGCTGCTCGCGGGCTCGCCGATGGTCGCCAGCCATCGGGGCCCCGAGGACGGCCGCGTCCAGGACGCCTACTCTCTCCGGTGCTCGCCCCAGGTGCACGGGGCCGCCCGGGACACCCTCGGCCACGCCGCGATGATCGCGGAGCGCGAGCTGGCCAGCGTCATCGACAACCCGATCATCACCCTCGACGGGCGCATCGAGTCGAACGGCAACTTCCACGGGGCGCCCGTGGCCGCGGTGCTCGACTTCCTCGCGATCTCGGTCGCCGACGTCGCGTCCGTCTCGGAGCGCCGCACGGACCGAGCCCTCGACCCGTCCCGCAGCCACGGTCTCCCGCCCTTCCTCGCCGCCGAGGTCGGCGTGGACTCGGGCCTCATGATCGCGCAGTACGCGGCGGCCGGGATCGTGTCCGAACTCAAGCGCCTCGCCGTCCCCGCATCCGTGGACTCCATCCCGTCGTCGGCGATGCAGGAGGATCACGTCTCGATGGGCTGGGCCGCGGCCCGCAAGCTGCGTCGCGCCATCGACGGACTGTCCCGCGTCCTCGCGATCGAGATCCTCACAGCGGCGCGGGCGCTGGACCTCCGCGCCCCTCTGGAGGCAGGGCCCGCCACGGGAGCGGTGCGCGACCTCGTCCGAACCGTCGCGGCCGGTCCCGGCCCCGACCGCCACCTCTCGCCCGAGATGGAAGCCGTGACCGGCCTCGTCCAGTCCGGGGAGATCGCCCGCATCGCGAAGGAGCATGTGCATGACTGAGGAGACCGGAGCGCGCATCGTGCGCGCGCCTCGAGGTGCCGAGCGCACCGCGAAGAGCTGGGGCGCGGAAGCGGCCAAGCGGATGCTGATGAACAACCTCGACCCCGAGGTCGCCGAGCACCCCGACGACCTCGTCGTCTACGGCGGCACGGGCAAGGCGGCACGGAGCTGGGCGGCGTACGACGCCATCGTGCGCACACTCGACGAGCTGGAGCCGGATGAGACGCTGCTCGTCCAGTCCGGCAAACCGGTCGGGGTGTTCCGTACCCACGAGTGGGCGCCGCGCGTGCTCATCGCCAACTCCCACCTCGTCGGCGACTGGGCCACCTGGCCGGAGTTCCGCCGGCTCGAGGAGCTCGGGCTCACGATGTACGGCCAGATGACCGCCGGCTCCTGGATCTACATCGGCACGCAGGGCATCCTCCAGGGGACGTACGAGACCTTCGCCGCGGTGGCCCGCTCGCTCGGACGGGATTCGCTGCGCGGCACGCTGACCCTCACCGCGGGTGCCGGAGGCATGGGCGGCGCACAACCTCTCGCCGTGACGATGAACGACGGCGCGGTCCTCATCGCGGACGTCGACGAGACGCGGCTCGCCCGCCGCGTGGAGCACGGCTACCTCGACGAGTACACGACCGACCTCGACGCCGCCGTGGCGCGGGTGGTCGCCGCGAAGGAGGCCGGTGAGGCGCTGTCCGTCGGTGTGGTCGGCAACGCGGCCGAGGTCTTCCCGGAACTGCACCGTCGCGGGGTCCCGGTCGACATCGTGACCGACCAGACCAGCGCCCACGACCCGCTCGCCTACCTCCCGGTCGGCGTCGACGTCGCCCGCTGGAAGGAGGAGGTGGCGCGCGACCCCGAGGCGTTCACCCGTCGGTCGCGCGAGTCCATGGCCGCGCACGTCGCGGCGATGGTCGCGTTCCAGGACGCCGGGGCCGCGGTCTTCGACTACGGCAACTCGATCCGCGCGGAGGCGCAGCTCGGAGGGTTCGATCGTGCCTTCGCGTTCCCCGGGTTCGTCCCCGCCTACATCCGCCCGCAGTTCGAGGAGGGGCGCGGGCCGTTCCGCTGGGTGGCGCTGTCCGGCGATCCCGAGGACATCGCCAAGACGGACCGGGCGATCGCCGAGCTCTTCCCCGAGGACGCGGCCCTGCACCGCTGGCTCGACAAGGCGGGCGAGAAGGTGCACTTCGAGGGGCTGCCGGCGCGCATCTGCTGGCTCGGCTACCAGGAGCGGCACCTCGCCGGACTGAAGTTCAACGAGATGGTCGCTTCGGGAGAGCTCTCCGCACCGATCGTGATCGGCCGCGACCACCTCGACTCCGGTTCCGTCGCGTCGCCGTACCGGGAGACCGAGGCCATGAAGGACGGCTCCGACGCGATCGCCGACTGGCCGCTCCTCAACGCCCTCCTCAACACGGCGTCCGGGGCCTCCTGGGTGTCGCTGCACCACGGCGGCGGGGTGGGGATCGGCCGGTCGATCCACGCCGGGCAGGTCACGGTGGCGGACGGCTCCGCGCTCGCCGCGGAGAAGCTCGCCCGGGTCCTGACGAATGACCCGGGAACCGGAGTCATGCGCCATGTGGACGCCGGGTACGAGCACGCGAGGGAGGTCGCGCGCGACCGCGGACTGAAGGTGCCGCTACTGTGACGACCACGCTGATCACCGGCATCGGGGAACTGACGACCAACGACCCGACTCCCACGGACCCGTGCGGCACACTCCTCGATGCGGCCGTCCTGATCGACGGCGGACGGATCGCCTGGGTCGGGCCGTCGAGCCTCGCCCCGGCCGCCGACGAGACCGTCGACGCGCGCGGGCGAGCGGTGATCCCCGGGTTCGTCGACAGTCACAGCCATCTCGTCTTCGCCGGCGATCGCGCGGCGGAGTTCGAGGCGCGCATGGCGGGCCAGCCTTATGCCGCGGGCGGGATCCGGTCCACGGTCCGGGCCACGCGGGCGGCCGGTGACGACGAGCTGAGGGCACGCCTGCGCGGATTCGTCGCCGAACTGCGACGACAGGGCACCACGACGGTCGAGATCAAGAGCGGGTACGGGCTCAGCGTCGCGGACGAGGAGCGTCTCGTCCGTCTCGCCGCCGAGGTGACGCCGGAGGTCACCTTCCTCGGCGCCCACGTGGTGCCGGCCGAGTACGCCGAGGATCCGGACGCCTACGTCGACCTCGTCGTCGGTCCGATGCTCGACGCCTGCGCGCCGCACGCCCGATGGATCGACGTGTTCTGTGAGACCGGCGCGTTCACGGTGGCGCAGTCGCGGCGGATCCTCGAGGCGGGCATCGCCCGTGGCCTGGCCCCTCGGGTGCACGCGAGCCAGCTCGGCCCCGGCGACGGGGTGCGGATGGCCGTCGACGTGGGAGCGGCATCCGTCGACCACGGCACCTTCCTCACGGACGCGGACATCGCCGCGCTCGCGGCATCGGACACCGTGCTCACCCTCCTGCCGGGCGTGGAGTTCTCCACCCGCCAGCCCTATCCGGATGCGCGCCGGCTGCTTGACGCGGGCGTGACCATCGCGCTGTCCTGTGACACGAACCCCGGATCCAGCTTCACCTCGTCCCTGCCGTTCTGCATCGCGATCGCGGTCCGCGACATGGGCATGACCCCGGCGGAGGCGGTCTGGGCGGCCACCGCGGGCGGAGCGCAGGCGCTCCGCCGCGACGACATCGGCCGGCTCGTCCCCGGCGCACGCGCCGACCTCGTGCTGCTGGACGCGCCCACCCGGGTGCACCTGGCGTATCGACCGGGGGTGCCCCTCGTCGCGCGCGTCTGGAAGGACGGGGCGACCGTGCGCTGACCGTCGCGAGCGGTCAGCGCAGGACGTCGGCGCAGATCACCGCGGCGGCGGCGGACCACGCCTGCGGACGACAGGCGGCGGGGTAGGGCACCGGACGGCCTCCGGGGACGCGGGGCTCGCCCGAATGCAGCTCGGGTACCCGGTAGTCGAAGCCCTCGGCCAGATCGAGCAGTTCCGCGGCGAGCCGACGGGCGTGCGCGGTCAGTCCGGCGCGCCGCATCCCGTGCACGGCGATGGCCGTGTCGTGGGTCCAGACGCTGCCGCCGTGATAGCTGAGCGGCCAATAGCCCGCGGCCCCCGTGGACATCGTGCGGACACCGTAGCCGCTCGCCATGCTCTCGCCGACGAGCAGGTCCGCGCACGCCCGCTCCTCCTCCGCATCGAGCAGGCCGGTGCCGATGAGGTGACCGATGTTGCTGGTGAGGGAATCGACCGGGGCCCCGTGCGCGTCGAGCGCGATGGCGGGATACCGCCCCTCCGGAGTGGTCACCCAATAGGCGTCCCGGAACCGTCGACGGAGGTCCGCCGCCCAGTCGCGCAGCTCATCACCGCCGGGCTCGCCGAGGTGGTCGAGAAGGGCGGCGCCGCGCACCGCGGCCTCGTAGGCGTAGCCCTGCACCTCGCTGAGGGCGATCGGCCCTTCCGCCAGACGTCCGTCGCGCCACTGGATCGAGTCGCCCGAGTCCTTCCAGCCCTGATTCGCCAGACCGTGGCCGGTCTCGTCGGCGTAGTCGATGAAGCCGCTTCCGGAGGCATCGCCGTGCTCGATCATCCATCCGAGGGCGGCGCGCAGCGCGGGCAGCAGCTCGCGGAGCGCCGCTACCGGCAGCCCGGCCTCGTGCGCATCGGCGAGGAGACACACCCACAACGGCGTCGCGTCGACCGTGCCGTAGTACAGCGGCGGGAGGAGCACGCCCTCGCCCGGTAGGGCGAGTTCGGCGCTGCGCAGCTCATGCGCGATCTTTCCCGGGGCCTCGGCGGTCTCCGGGTTCACGGTCGTGCCCTGGAGGCGGGCGAGCACCCGCAGCGTGGAGGCGGCGATGTCGGTGTCGGCGCCCAGAGCCAGCCGCGCCGCCCAGATCGAGTCGCGGCCGAACAGCGTGAAGAACCACGGCGCACCCGCCGCGTAGAACGCATCGTCCGGGTGATCGGGCAGGGCCAGCCGAAGAGCCGCGAGGTCGGCGGCCGCGCGTTGCAGCCAGCGCGCACTGCGCGGATCGTTCCCGGTCTCGGGGGAGTGGGCGGCGGACAACCGGGGCGGAGAGGTCACGACGAGGCTCGGGTCGTCGAGGTCGAGTGCCCACGACAGTTCCACGCTGCCGCGCGGCGGCACGTCCACCCGCCAGGCGAGCAGGATCTCCCGTCCCTCGACCGACACGTCGGCGTGCGGTGCTGCGAGCGCGAACGACGCCTGGCCGGCGCGGCAGCGCTCGCCGTCCCAGCTCCACTCCTCCTCGCCGTCCCTGCCGGCCTTGACCTGCTGCATCGGCGCGAAGTCCGGACGGAGGCGCACCGTCACGTCGGCGGTGAGGGCGGCATCGAGGTGGGAGGAGAAGCGGAGGGACTCGGTGAAGGAGCCCGCACGCACCGTGCGATCCCGGTCGAGGCGCACCTTCGGATCGGCGCCGGCATCGTCGAGACCGCGGAGCAGGTCCGTGAACCTCACGTGCTGCGGCGTCGGCGAGGCGTGACCGATCGGCTCCAGAGCCGTGCCCTGGACCGCGAGGTCGATCGCGGCGATGTGACGGACGTCGCCGTGATAGATGCCGTGGATCGCGGCGGACCCCACGCTGCCGTCCCGGCCGGACCACGCCTGGGTGGGGGCCTGGAGCACGATCACGGCATCGTCGAGCAGGGGCTGGAGAGGGGGGCGGTCGGTCATTCCTTGACGGCTCCTTCGGTGGAATTCATGATGCGGCGCTGGAAGACGAAGAACATCACGGCGACGGGAATCGTCATGATGAGCGCGGCGGCGAGCTTCAGCGGGTACTGCGTCCCCTGACTGAGCTGCCCGCTGGACAGGGAGGCGACGCCCTTCGTGAGGGTCGTGAGAGCAGGATCGTTCGTCGACACGATGAAGTGGCTCAGCTCGTTCCACGACCCCTGGAAGGACAGGATCACGATCGTGATGAGTGCCGGCGTCGCCATCGGCAGTACGACCGACCAGAACGTGCGGAACGCGCCGGCGCCGTCGATGCGCGCCTGCTCCTCGACCGAGACCGGGATCGACTCGAAGAAGTTCTTCATGATGAAGACCCCGGCGGCGTCGACCAGCAGCGGCAGGATCATCCCGGCGTAGGAGTTGAAGATGCCGAGCTGGTTGATCACGAGGAACTTCGGGATCAGCAGGACGACGGTGGGCACCGACATCACGGCGACGAGCGCCGCGAACACGACGCCGCGTCCACGGAACCGCAGCCGGGCGAGCGCGTAGCCGGCGAGCGAGTTGAAGAACACCCGACCGGCCGTGACGAAGATCGTCACGATCGCGCTGTTGACGAACCAGGAGGGGAAGTCGGAGTTGGCGAACAGCCGCTCGTAGGCGGCGAAGGTCCACGACTCCGGCAGGAGGTTCACCCCGGAGGAGGCGGCGTCCTCGTCGGTCTTGAAGCTCGTGAAGACCTGGATCAGGAACGGGTAGATGTAGATGAGGGCGAGCACGATCAGCAGTGCGTACAGGGCGATCTGCCAGGCGAGCTGCTTGGACGACAGCTTCACGACGCACCTCCCGGGCCCGTGACCTCGTACGCGCGGATCCGTCGCCGGGACACCGGCCGATCGCGGAGCACCCACCGCTGCAGCAGGGTGAAGAGCACGATGATGACGAACAGGAGGAAGGCGATTGCCGCGCCCTGGCCCCACTCCTGATCGGTGAAGGCCGTCTTGTAGGACAGATAGGCGGGGGTGAGCGTCGTCTTGCTCGGTGCGCCGCGCGTGCCGGTGTAGATCTGGTCGAACACCTGCCAGCATCCGATGAGCCCGAGGGTGAGGACGGTGAACAGCGTCGGCCGCAGCTGCGGCAGGGTGACCCTCCAGAACCGCTGCCAGCCGTTGGCCCCGTCCATCATGGCCGCCTCGTCGACGTCGGGGCCGAGGTTCTGCAGGCCGGCGAGGAAGAGCAGCATGAAGGTGCCGGAGGTCGTGAAGATCGCCATGAGGATGTAGGCGCTCATCGCGATCGACGGTCCGGCGAGCCAGTCCCACCAGGAGATGCCGAGCATGCCGCCCTGGGTGAGGGCGGCGGGGCCCGAGTCGACGCCCACCCCGCTCAGCGCGAGGTGCAGGACCCCGCGGGGATCGTTGAACCAGTTCGGACCGTGGATGCCGAACCACGCCAGCACGCTGTTCACGGCGCCACTCGCCGAGAACAGGAAGAGCCAGAGCACGGTGATCGCCACCGAGCTCGTGACGGACGGGAAGTAGTACGCGGTGCGGAAGAACCCGCGCCCCCGCAACACGGCCCTGTTCACCAGGACGGCGAGGAGGAGCGCGATGGCGGTCTGCAGAGGGACGACGAGCAGCACGTACCAGGCGTTGTTGCGCAGGGCGGTGCCGAAGTCCTTCGTCGCCAGGCCGCCGTCGGTCAGCACGGCGGAGTAGTTCTCGGCCCCCACGAACGAGACGGAGGGGGAGAGCGGACTGCCGCGTCCCGCCCAGTCGGACATGCTCACCCACAGCGCCATGAGCACGGGCACGAGGAGGAAGACGCCGAGGATGACGATGACCGGGGCCGTGAAGAGCCACCCGGCGGCGGCCTCGCCGCGGCGGAGCCCGGAGGCTCCTCCGCGGCGAGGCAGGGCCTTTCCCGCCATGATTACTCGACGATCGCTTCGAGGTTCGCCTGCACGCCGCTGAGGATCTGCGCCGGGTCACCCGTCTTCAGGGACTCGAGCTGCGCGTTGAAGTCGGCGATCACGTCGGCGGCACCGTCCTGGTTCGGCGGGAACTGCGCATAGTCCGCCCCGGCGAGGAACGGCGCGAGGGCGGGGTTGTCCGCCGTCCACTGGTCGGCCGCCGACGTGATCGACGGCATCGGGCCGAACGCCTTCGAGAACGCGAGCTGGCTGTCGGCGCTGGTGAGGTACTCGACGAGGTCGAGCGCCGCCTGCTGGTTGGGGCTGTCCGCCGCCATGCCCCAGCAGTTCGTGAACTGCAGGGTGCCCTTGCCGCCGGGACCCTCCGGGAGCTCCGCCACGGTGTAGTCGACCGAGCTGAAGTCGTTGGCCATCGCACCCGTGATCCAGTTGCCCTCGATCACCATGGCCGCCAGGCCCTTGCCCAGCGCCTCGCCGCCCCATCCCGCGCCGACGTCCTTCGCGTACGCGAACGTGCCGTCGGCCAGGTGCGTCTGGACGTAGTCGAGGGCCTCGACGTTGGCGGGATCGTCGGCGATCGCGACGCCGTCCTCGACCAGGCCGCCGCCGGCCTGAGCCATGAACGCTCCGAC
Protein-coding regions in this window:
- a CDS encoding IclR family transcriptional regulator, with product MSVIPDSTRSDEGTVVPAAAQTLRILSYLAGRPAPVAASAIARELSLPRSTVYHLLRTLAAHGFVLHLREEQRWGLGTSAFELAGGYARQQPLARLGRPLVAGVSDRLGESAHLAVMSGRDVLYIVEERAPRRPALVTDVGVRLPAHLTATGRAMLAALPREQVRAQYPDASAFPDRTGRGPRRPSELRDLLREVRFRGYATEDGEVAEGLRSVGAVVRDAAGWPVAAVAVTWAGDGDREAELAAVVRDAAAALEARLLR
- the hutH gene encoding histidine ammonia-lyase, yielding MSAHAPVAVGARPLSPDEVVRVVRDDAPVVVDPAALTRVAETRRVIDGLAADPHPHYGVSTGFGALATTFIAPERRLQLQASLIRSHAAGTGAEVEREVVRGLQLLRLQTLASGRTGVRPVVVETYAALLNAGIVPVVREYGSLGCSGDLAPLAHIALATMGEGEVRDADGRLVEAAEALRAAGIAPLTLVEKEGLALINGTDGMLGMLVLALHDLETLLLTADVAAAMSVESQLGTDAVFAADLMALRPQAGQAVSAAHLRALLAGSPMVASHRGPEDGRVQDAYSLRCSPQVHGAARDTLGHAAMIAERELASVIDNPIITLDGRIESNGNFHGAPVAAVLDFLAISVADVASVSERRTDRALDPSRSHGLPPFLAAEVGVDSGLMIAQYAAAGIVSELKRLAVPASVDSIPSSAMQEDHVSMGWAAARKLRRAIDGLSRVLAIEILTAARALDLRAPLEAGPATGAVRDLVRTVAAGPGPDRHLSPEMEAVTGLVQSGEIARIAKEHVHD
- the hutU gene encoding urocanate hydratase, giving the protein MTEETGARIVRAPRGAERTAKSWGAEAAKRMLMNNLDPEVAEHPDDLVVYGGTGKAARSWAAYDAIVRTLDELEPDETLLVQSGKPVGVFRTHEWAPRVLIANSHLVGDWATWPEFRRLEELGLTMYGQMTAGSWIYIGTQGILQGTYETFAAVARSLGRDSLRGTLTLTAGAGGMGGAQPLAVTMNDGAVLIADVDETRLARRVEHGYLDEYTTDLDAAVARVVAAKEAGEALSVGVVGNAAEVFPELHRRGVPVDIVTDQTSAHDPLAYLPVGVDVARWKEEVARDPEAFTRRSRESMAAHVAAMVAFQDAGAAVFDYGNSIRAEAQLGGFDRAFAFPGFVPAYIRPQFEEGRGPFRWVALSGDPEDIAKTDRAIAELFPEDAALHRWLDKAGEKVHFEGLPARICWLGYQERHLAGLKFNEMVASGELSAPIVIGRDHLDSGSVASPYRETEAMKDGSDAIADWPLLNALLNTASGASWVSLHHGGGVGIGRSIHAGQVTVADGSALAAEKLARVLTNDPGTGVMRHVDAGYEHAREVARDRGLKVPLL
- the hutI gene encoding imidazolonepropionase, which gives rise to MTTTLITGIGELTTNDPTPTDPCGTLLDAAVLIDGGRIAWVGPSSLAPAADETVDARGRAVIPGFVDSHSHLVFAGDRAAEFEARMAGQPYAAGGIRSTVRATRAAGDDELRARLRGFVAELRRQGTTTVEIKSGYGLSVADEERLVRLAAEVTPEVTFLGAHVVPAEYAEDPDAYVDLVVGPMLDACAPHARWIDVFCETGAFTVAQSRRILEAGIARGLAPRVHASQLGPGDGVRMAVDVGAASVDHGTFLTDADIAALAASDTVLTLLPGVEFSTRQPYPDARRLLDAGVTIALSCDTNPGSSFTSSLPFCIAIAVRDMGMTPAEAVWAATAGGAQALRRDDIGRLVPGARADLVLLDAPTRVHLAYRPGVPLVARVWKDGATVR
- a CDS encoding glycogen debranching N-terminal domain-containing protein — encoded protein: MTDRPPLQPLLDDAVIVLQAPTQAWSGRDGSVGSAAIHGIYHGDVRHIAAIDLAVQGTALEPIGHASPTPQHVRFTDLLRGLDDAGADPKVRLDRDRTVRAGSFTESLRFSSHLDAALTADVTVRLRPDFAPMQQVKAGRDGEEEWSWDGERCRAGQASFALAAPHADVSVEGREILLAWRVDVPPRGSVELSWALDLDDPSLVVTSPPRLSAAHSPETGNDPRSARWLQRAAADLAALRLALPDHPDDAFYAAGAPWFFTLFGRDSIWAARLALGADTDIAASTLRVLARLQGTTVNPETAEAPGKIAHELRSAELALPGEGVLLPPLYYGTVDATPLWVCLLADAHEAGLPVAALRELLPALRAALGWMIEHGDASGSGFIDYADETGHGLANQGWKDSGDSIQWRDGRLAEGPIALSEVQGYAYEAAVRGAALLDHLGEPGGDELRDWAADLRRRFRDAYWVTTPEGRYPAIALDAHGAPVDSLTSNIGHLIGTGLLDAEEERACADLLVGESMASGYGVRTMSTGAAGYWPLSYHGGSVWTHDTAIAVHGMRRAGLTAHARRLAAELLDLAEGFDYRVPELHSGEPRVPGGRPVPYPAACRPQAWSAAAAVICADVLR
- a CDS encoding carbohydrate ABC transporter permease, with protein sequence MKLSSKQLAWQIALYALLIVLALIYIYPFLIQVFTSFKTDEDAASSGVNLLPESWTFAAYERLFANSDFPSWFVNSAIVTIFVTAGRVFFNSLAGYALARLRFRGRGVVFAALVAVMSVPTVVLLIPKFLVINQLGIFNSYAGMILPLLVDAAGVFIMKNFFESIPVSVEEQARIDGAGAFRTFWSVVLPMATPALITIVILSFQGSWNELSHFIVSTNDPALTTLTKGVASLSSGQLSQGTQYPLKLAAALIMTIPVAVMFFVFQRRIMNSTEGAVKE
- a CDS encoding carbohydrate ABC transporter permease encodes the protein MAGKALPRRGGASGLRRGEAAAGWLFTAPVIVILGVFLLVPVLMALWVSMSDWAGRGSPLSPSVSFVGAENYSAVLTDGGLATKDFGTALRNNAWYVLLVVPLQTAIALLLAVLVNRAVLRGRGFFRTAYYFPSVTSSVAITVLWLFLFSASGAVNSVLAWFGIHGPNWFNDPRGVLHLALSGVGVDSGPAALTQGGMLGISWWDWLAGPSIAMSAYILMAIFTTSGTFMLLFLAGLQNLGPDVDEAAMMDGANGWQRFWRVTLPQLRPTLFTVLTLGLIGCWQVFDQIYTGTRGAPSKTTLTPAYLSYKTAFTDQEWGQGAAIAFLLFVIIVLFTLLQRWVLRDRPVSRRRIRAYEVTGPGGAS
- a CDS encoding extracellular solute-binding protein, whose product is MTRQTTRALLGAGAVLITTTLVLTGCGSGFSGDEPSGDDAELSSSDDGLTVLIGSSGDAETAAVQSALDEWSAESGTAVDLQVASDLAQELSQGFAAGKPADLFYLAPEQMAGYAANGSLQAYGDELSNKDDFYPSLVENFTLDGTFFCAPKDFSTLALVINTQMWADAGLTDADLPTTWDDLAAVAQKLTTPEHVGLAFGAEYQRVGAFMAQAGGGLVEDGVAIADDPANVEALDYVQTHLADGTFAYAKDVGAGWGGEALGKGLAAMVIEGNWITGAMANDFSSVDYTVAELPEGPGGKGTLQFTNCWGMAADSPNQQAALDLVEYLTSADSQLAFSKAFGPMPSITSAADQWTADNPALAPFLAGADYAQFPPNQDGAADVIADFNAQLESLKTGDPAQILSGVQANLEAIVE